Below is a window of Gopherus evgoodei ecotype Sinaloan lineage chromosome 21, rGopEvg1_v1.p, whole genome shotgun sequence DNA.
gaaagggaaaaggaaaaacccctctgggagagattagcatacaagctgatctcacaagacaacagattcaaaacacagaggatgttcccctgggcacaacttagtacacacaagaattCCTGATCTGATTGTTCCCCTAATGCCAAGAAAAGttacagaaagaaaataaacataaacctgttTAGTTCCTTCCTTAATactcactactctgataagagcctggttccttgatctttccCACTctggccaaaactgaaactgactctaaacaaaggaaacttccctccttccttttgaaacatcttgttcccccattggttcctctggtcaggtgtcagctaggctaggggaacttcttaaccctttacaggtaaaagaggcattaacccttaactatctgtttatgacagggatagATACAGGGAGCGGAAGGAAGTGGGTAGGGAAGAGGGAGGTTGAGGTGTGCCCATGCATTTGACAGGATGATCCGATACTTCCAGGAAAGCATCTCATATCTCTAACAACGTTGCCTGGGAAGCTCTGTAACAGCCTGTAGCTCTTTCCATGGTAGCCAGGCTTAGGGTGTCTACTACCCTCTGATCTTCAAATGCTGGTTTGCTTTTGGGATTTTCGTTTTGGTGGGACTTGTCTTTTCACTGCTGTTAGTGCTCTGCTTAGCCAAAGGTTTTCTGAGTTATTCTGCTTCCAGATAACACCCACTAAGTTGAAAGTTACACTCTTAATTTTATTTgataggagaaaaaaaacccactgtccCCTTCAGTTCTGCCCAAAGCCCACCGGTCTATGAGCATGAGGGGTAAGTCAGCACCTGCTACTCACAGCTGACTAAGCAGCACCTGCATTGAACAGGTGAAGAGGGGTCCAATGCCTCCTCCATATGATTCCCGTGGCATTAATCTTAAATGTAGTTCCAAGGAGCGGTTCGGAGCAGTGGCTAAAGATTGTTTCCATTTGGTTAGCAGAAAATATTTGGCCTAGTTTCTCCTCTCAATGCTTTTTTAGGGGATCAGTGTTTAGTTCAAATTTGCTGGCTAGGTGTGCATAACGTTACCACAGAGCCTGGCAATCTGGGTAACATTTGCAGAAACTAAAGCAGTAATGGCTGAAGGAGAGCGAAGGCAGCATGGCTAAACAGATGGGGGGTGGCATGTTTCCCTCACATACCTCACCACTCCATCTTAGTCTGTAGTCTGTAGTGTAGTTGTAAGACTACATCTTAGTCTGTAGTGTGACCAAAATTTAAATTGTTTTGGTGACTAAAAACTTacaaattttcagctgaaaagtgTTGAAAACTGGAGAGAaataatcaatttaaaaaaaagaagccaaaatgtttgaggtgaggagacacCTTCTGGGAAACATTTCATTGTCTAGAAAATCCAATTTTCTGTACAAAAACAGTTTGGAGGGGCAGCTTGGGAGCAACCCTGGCTTGTCACTGGGGGTTGGTAGAGAAGGTGACACATCAGCAGAGGACGTATCAGTGGCTGATGTTGACACCCAAACCCATTACCTCAAGGCACTACAATTAGTGATACACTCCCGATGCCTTTGGCACTGATTCTCCACCTAGCGAGGTCAGAGCTTTAGATTTAACCTCCGGCCCCATGGGGTGTCCAGTCTGGGGGAGAGCTGAGTAGGGGGCAGGGTTCCAGGGACAGGGATCCCCCAGGAAGAGCATCACAGAAGGTGGGTTGAAGTTGTGGAGACTCCCCTTTGGGATGGGGAGATTGATCCTTGCCCAGGCCAGGGAGACGATGAGACTCTTTATATGAACTTGGTCTTCCCCCAGGTGAGATCATTGGTGGACAGGaagcccagccccactccagacccTACATGGCCTATGTGAATATACTACGTGGAGACAACAGTTTTCGCTGTGGAGGGTTCCTGGTGTCGGAGAACTTCGCGCTGACGGCCGCTCACTGCAAGGGAGAGTAAGTGCCTCTGTTCTGGGGATGTCGGGGCAGGTCGGGCCTTAGCGGgtgatgggggagctgggagctctggcatCATCATGGGTTGCAGGGAAGGAGCAGTTAGCAGGCCAGGCCAGGAGAGCAGAGCACAGGGGTCTGATCTGCTCATGGGGTGTCAGTGTGTTTCTAGGGGCCTCTGAAAACCATGGTCCAGATCCAACTCTGGGTAAATCAATGGGGCTATggccattgacaccagctgggatcttGCCCATTGCccagatgggacagggagggacTCATAGCCCCAGGATGGCTCTGCAGGGCTCCAGACAGGGAGGAGCTGGGCATAGACCCATCTGGATCTAGCTGGGAGGGGTCCCCTGGCTGGAGGGGAGCTGAGACCCAGGGGACAAGGGGAAGAAGGAGTCTGAGATCACTGACTGAGCGACCCAGGTTGTCCTGTCCCCACAAGATCAATACTTATGTCAGATCAACATGTGCTCATCCCCCACCTCAGTGCACTCCTGCCCCAATGCCCATGTATTGCTCTTGGCTTTTACAGCAAGATCACTGTGTACCTGGGAGCCCATAACATTAAACAACAGGAACAGAGTCAACAGAAAATCTCCGTACTCCGCCAGATCCCACACCGTAAATACAACAGAGAGACCTTTAACAATGACATCATGctgctgcaggtaccacccccatcccatcgccccacccccagtgacctcacactcCTGCAGGTACTGCCCTatcccatcaccccacccccagtgacctcAGACTGCTGCAGGTACCGtccccatcccatcaccccacTCCCAGTGACCTCACACTCCTGCAGGTACCACACCatcccatccccccatcccccagtgacctcacactgctgcaggtaccgTCCTCATCCCATCACCCCGTCCCCTAGTGAtttcacactgctgcaggtaccacccccGTCCCATCATCATGACTCCAGTGACCTCACACTTGCGACCACCCCGGTCCCATCATCCCaccccagtgacctcacactgctgcaggtaccgcccccatcccatcaccccaccccctgGTGATCTCACACTCCTGCAGCTactcccatcccatcaccccacccccagtgatctcacactgctgcaggcagcacctcatcccatcaccccaccccatgtgatctcacactgctgcaggtaccgTGCCCGTCCCATCACGCCACCCCCCAGTGTTTCCATGGATATACATTGGCTGTAGTTTCTCTCTCCTTGGATTCTTTCTCTACCCGTTATCAGCACTGACCTTCATATTGACCCTGGTGCTTGTGTCCTCTCTTGGTTGTAGCTGGAGCACAAGGCAGAGCTCAATGAACAGGTGGGGCTCATCCCTCTCCCCTTGGCTCATCAGCGAGTGCAACCAGGGACCGTGTGCAGCGTCGCCGGCTGGGGGCGCACAAACGCACTCAGAAAGGTGCTCCCCGATACGCTCCAGGAGGTGGATTTGAAGGTGCTGGACAATGAGGCCTGTCTGAAGTATCCTGGTGGGATGTATCGTAACTATAACACCCGCACGATGATGTGTGTGGGGGACCCAAAGGAGCACAAAGCCTCTTTCCAGGTGAAACACCCAAGCGCCCTTGATAAATCGTTATTATTAACAAGGCTCCTGGGGTTGCAGTTGGGCCCACAAGCTTAGATCAGAGATCAGGTCCTGCTGCGCTAAGTGCTGTTCAAACCAATGGGAAAATATCTGATCTTCTCtcggggtgggaggaggcagatATTGACTGGAAGGAGCTGGGGGTTTGTTGAgacaggctgggctgtggggggcctAAGCAGAGACCATCTGGATAGCAGCCGGCTGTCACTAAAGTGTCCATCAGTGTTCGAAGTACAGCGGGAAATGCCTCATTGAGCTTCTCTCCATCTGTGGCTTGTTTTGTTTCACAGGGTGACTCTGGGGGCCCTCTGGTGTGTGGGAAAACAGCCCAGGGCGTCGTCTCCTGGGGGCCTGACAATGGGAGCCCCCCAAGGGTCTATGCAAGACTCTCCACCTTCATCCCCTGGATACAGAGGATGATGAagaagctgcagccctgagccGTGCTGGGAAtcgctgcagggctggagctgcgTCGCTTCTGTCCTTTGCATTGGCCCAGATGTAGCGGCTGCTTTGCAGAGGGGTTGACTCCTCGCAGGTTGATCTCTCCCACCCCAGACATCGCTCCTCTCAGGCAGGCAGTGCCCAAGCCATGAATATCAAAGTAGGGAGCCTGGGGGAGTTAGGATCCATGTTCAATTCCAACTCCCTCAGCTCCCTTGGCAACCCCAACCCAGGCCCTTAGGCTGCGTCTTCGCTAGGGAAACAGCTGGTTTATTTCCCTGGGGTAACGGACACTGGTCAAACCTTGGGGTAGACATGGCAGTTTGTAGCCCTCCCATATGTCAACCAGTTGAGTGACTGTTTATGAGGCATCCTGACCTGTTAACTCCTGTTAAAACTGCAGCCTGCCCTGTCCTCATTGGGCCTTTTCCACATTATTTTCCCCAGAGGTAGCCACCGCCCCTTCCAAAGACATCTGTTCCCAGCGCTGACAAGGGGAGCGGGAGTTTGTTCATGGGAAGGGAAATTAGCAAATTATGCactgaactgatttcagctgaaatGACAACTCTGAGTGCCTCCTTCtaacctcccctgccctgccctgatctACTGCCTGGCCTGGTGCATTTCGCTTGCTCTCTCTTAGCCAGCaatgaataaaaatgaagttGCAAAACAATGAAGTGGTGCCTTACTGGGAATTGAATGAATGCCGCCAGCCTCGGACTCCCAGCTAACTTGTACCTAACAGGGGTAACCAGGGTTTGGGGCCCGTTGGGGAATCAGTGTGTGTGTTGTAAGCTCTCCTGGCTCTGGTATCCCACCGCTGACACGTAGGCCAGCTCCCTGCCAACAGGAGCGCACTTTAGGCCACTGGAGGAGAACTTGGAACCAGGGTATTCTTCGTTCCCTTGTAAGTCATTCTTCTTCCACTCTGCACCTGTCTGGGGACAGAGGGGTCACAAACAGCAGGCAGGCCAGTCCCCTCCTTCAGATATCTCAGCCCAGATGCCAAGGCCTGATCCCAAGGAGCCTCTGTGTGTGTCCCCCAGCCCGACTGACTCTAATCAAGGGCTAATTGGGCAGGGGTAAACTCCATTGCTGTTTGCACCAGCTCCCTTGCAAAGAAAATGCATCACAAACCGAGCCCAGTGCAGCAGGGATCCATGGACCGGACGCCGCTCTGATGATCTGGGAAGAGATGTCTCAGACTGGAACATGGCACCATCTGCCAATGCCTATTAGTGTCATCTCATCAGGGCCaatgcttccattaggcgaccctaggcagttacctagggtgccaggattcggggagtggcattttgtgtgctccccacggggcacgcgggagcttccggttccgctccagtcacgccgccgaagaaggaccttctgccaacgtgccgcagaaaacagcggcaggcaattgagcagctcaatgattgccgctgtcgcctgtggcatttcggcggagggtccttcttcggcggcgcaatGGGAGTGGAAATGGAAGCTCCCGCGcaccccgtggggagtgcacaaaatcccccccccgaattctgcctaggatGCCAGAAACACTGGCACCGCTCCTGCATCTCATTGTTCCCCTGGTTCTTCCCCATCGGCCTGTCTGTAGTTACTTTTTTCCTCCTGTCCTATACCTAGACTGTGAACAACTGGGGACAGGGGCCATCgctgtgttttgtgtttgtacagcacctggcacggtggggtcctgggccatagTTGGGAGTCCACCTAGGTGCTACTGTGATACACCTAACCAGTCATGTGCAGCGGCAATGGGATCCGTTGCCATGACTGGGTCTTCTAggcgctaccataatacacctaataaacactgtacagtgcccagcacaatgcagCTCTGGCCATCTGAGAGCCTGGACAGGCTCCCTGGCTCAGGTTGGACACCAGGAACCAGAGTCACCCCAGGGTCCCAGCTCAAGCTGCCATCAGACCTGCGGGTGTCACAGCGCCGGGCAGAGCAGTCAATGCtgacagagccagggcaggtgcAGGGAGTGAGCTGAGGCGCTTGCTGAGCTGGGCCCAGTCACACCCCAGCGGTGAGAATCCAGCCGATGCAGTgttctccctcccagccccagggatgCGGCCACCTTCCCTGGTCCGGGACTGTGTCCTGGAGAACTGGGGCTCCACAAAGGATCTAGGGGGCTACAGTGAACAAGCAACGCCATGAGCTCCCCATGCACCATTGGGGCAAAACTGACCAGAGCCTGGGCTGTAAAAACAGGGGCAAAGAAGCAGAGAGGGGATTTTGCCTCTCTATGCAGCCTTcgcactttatccctacatgttctgacctcaataaggtagccttccttgctaatccctcccatcttccactccttgtaggctttctgctttttcttcatcacctctctgagatgtttgctcatccagcttggtctacaactcctgcctatgatttttccccctttatttggatgcaggcttctgctagtttctgcaactttgacttgaagtaattccaggcctcctccgcatttagatccacaagttcttcagtccaatccacttccctaactaatttccttaattctttaaagttagcccttttgaaatcaaaaaccctagtgtCAGATCtaattttgtttatccttccatctagtttgaactgaattagcctatgatcactcaaaccaaggttgtcctctacaaccatttcttctatgaggtcctcactactcaccaaaaccaaatctaaaatggcatcccctc
It encodes the following:
- the LOC115638292 gene encoding mast cell protease 1A-like isoform X1 codes for the protein MPVAPPEWTQAGDSCFPPSLPADRSISDSRGRHIISLPGLPLKMLLLLLFHIVFLLPPGAQTGEIIGGQEAQPHSRPYMAYVNILRGDNSFRCGGFLVSENFALTAAHCKGDKITVYLGAHNIKQQEQSQQKISVLRQIPHRKYNRETFNNDIMLLQLEHKAELNEQVGLIPLPLAHQRVQPGTVCSVAGWGRTNALRKVLPDTLQEVDLKVLDNEACLKYPGGMYRNYNTRTMMCVGDPKEHKASFQGDSGGPLVCGKTAQGVVSWGPDNGSPPRVYARLSTFIPWIQRMMKKLQP
- the LOC115638292 gene encoding mast cell protease 1A-like isoform X3; this translates as MLILILLPVAFLLPPGAGAGEIIGGQEAQPHSRPYMAYVNILRGDNSFRCGGFLVSENFALTAAHCKGDKITVYLGAHNIKQQEQSQQKISVLRQIPHRKYNRETFNNDIMLLQLEHKAELNEQVGLIPLPLAHQRVQPGTVCSVAGWGRTNALRKVLPDTLQEVDLKVLDNEACLKYPGGMYRNYNTRTMMCVGDPKEHKASFQGDSGGPLVCGKTAQGVVSWGPDNGSPPRVYARLSTFIPWIQRMMKKLQP
- the LOC115638292 gene encoding mast cell protease 1A-like isoform X2; translated protein: MLLLLLFHIVFLLPPGAQTGEIIGGQEAQPHSRPYMAYVNILRGDNSFRCGGFLVSENFALTAAHCKGDKITVYLGAHNIKQQEQSQQKISVLRQIPHRKYNRETFNNDIMLLQLEHKAELNEQVGLIPLPLAHQRVQPGTVCSVAGWGRTNALRKVLPDTLQEVDLKVLDNEACLKYPGGMYRNYNTRTMMCVGDPKEHKASFQGDSGGPLVCGKTAQGVVSWGPDNGSPPRVYARLSTFIPWIQRMMKKLQP